A portion of the candidate division Zixibacteria bacterium HGW-Zixibacteria-1 genome contains these proteins:
- a CDS encoding RNA-binding protein: MNIYIGNLSFDTTEDQLRQAFEGYGEVSTINIISDKYTGKPKGFAFVEMSGKDESNAAISGLNGHELNGRAMNVNEAKPRAQSGGSSGGNNSGSNRYRKPY; the protein is encoded by the coding sequence ATGAATATCTACATCGGCAACCTGTCGTTCGATACGACAGAAGATCAATTACGCCAGGCCTTCGAGGGTTATGGTGAAGTTTCAACTATCAACATTATTTCCGACAAGTACACCGGGAAGCCCAAAGGTTTTGCGTTTGTGGAGATGTCCGGAAAAGACGAATCCAACGCTGCCATCAGCGGCCTTAACGGTCATGAGCTAAATGGACGGGCGATGAATGTCAACGAGGCGAAACCGCGCGCGCAGAGCGGCGGAAGCAGCGGCGGCAACAACAGCGGAAGCAACCGCTATCGTAAGCCGTACTAA